The following is a genomic window from Photobacterium angustum.
AACAAGTCGATGCCGTGATTTGGGCAACAGGGTATCAGGATGACGCCAGCTGGTTACACATCGAAGGTTGTCACGATGAAAATGGCTTTATACAGCAAAATGGTCAATCACCCACCGAAGGATTATTTGTGATTGGTCGAAAATGGTTAAGCTGCCGCGCGTCTGAACTCATCATGGGGGTAGAGCGAGACGTCGACCATGTGATGACACTCGTTGAAAGACAGTTATTGAAAAATCAGGAGGTAGAATCATGAGCTTTCTGATATCCAAATTGTTCGATAATACATGGGCTAGAGTGCTGTGTGTTGCCAGTCTTGTTCTTGTTATTGTTTCAGGAGCTGGGCTCACTAAATTAGGTTTGGCGACCGATTACAAAATTTTCTTTGACGAAGACAGTACTGATTTGGCCGTACTGGAAAAAATGGAAGAAGAGTACAGTGCTTCTGACAATATTTACGTCATGCTCAAAGCCCCAACCAGCGTCTACACACCTGAATCACTTTCGTTGTTGCATCAACTTACCGAACAGCTGTGGACGTTGCCTTATGTGTCTCGAGTCGATTCACTCACCAACTACCCTTATAGCCGCGCTGAAGATGACGATATTGTCATTGATAACTTCATTTATGAAGCTGAGCAAATCACGCCAATGTTCGCCGAATGGTTGGCCAAAACAGCGCCCAATGAGCGCGATCTCTGGGGGGCACTCATTAACGCCAACCCACAATATGCGGGCACCAACATCACCGTTCAGTTACCCGGCATCGCTCCTCAACAAGAAATCTTAGAAGTGAGTAACGCCGTCGACTCGCTGGTTAATTCGCTTCGCCAATCACACCCAAATCATCAGTTCTTTACGACAGGCATCGTCTCGATGAACAGTGCCTTCATCAAAGCGGCAAAAAAGGACTTCATTACTCTCATTCCACTAATGATGGTCATCATTCTCGCGATGTCTGCCGTTATTCTGGGATCATTTAAAGCATCACTGTCTATTCTCGCGCTTATGTTGCTCACTTTTATTGGCGCTTTAGGGGCGGCTGGTTGGAGTGGCATTCAGCTGTCGGCACCATCGATTACAGCACCGATCATTATGTTTACCGTCATTGTCGCCTCTGCTATTCACATCATTAATGCCGTTAAACGTGGCATTATAATTGGCGAAACCCAGCGACAAGCGGTTATCTCTGCATATCAAACTCATGGAAAGCCCATAATCGTCAGCCATGTCACAACGATTGCTGGCTTTCTTGCAATGAACTTTAGTGACTCTCCTCCATTTCGAGATCTCGGTAATATCGTTGCGCTAGGCGTCGCTTTTTCACTGCTACTGTGTTTCACGGTACTACCAAGTATTTTGATGCGACTGAGTATCAACAGTCGTTCCGGTAGCGTTACAGGGATTATGAAGACGGTTACTGGATTGGCACATTGGGTCATTGCTCATCAAGTTAGTGTTCGTCGCTGGATGGTACCTAGCGCGCTACTTTTAGCCATGACAAGTTTCCTCAATCAACCCAACGACGATTTGGTTAAATACTTCAGCAAAGACGTCCCATTTAGGGCTGATACGGAAACCATCGATGAGCAGTTTTCGGCTATCTATAACATTGGTTATGCCTTTAACAGCAATACGCCAAATGGGGTGTTCCAGCCTGACTTTCTCACCTTTATTGAGCAATTTGATTCGTGGTTACAACAGCAGCCCGAAGTGCGCGTCACCGACAGCTTATTGTCGAGAATTAAAGATCTCAATCAGCTGTTAAATGGAGACAGACCAAGTTACTACACTATCCCAGAAACGGCAGAGCTTGCTGCTCAGTATTTCTTACTGTATGAAATGTCTCTGCCTTTTGGGCAAGACATTACCCATCAACTCACTTTTGATAAATCAGCACTCAAGCTGACCGCAAGACTGCACAATATGAGCTCGGTCGAAGTGATTGCATTTGAGCAGCGAGTGGAAACGTGGCTAAGTAAACACGCTCCCTCGACCATAGACTATCAATACTCAAGTCCTGCTTTGATTTTTGCTCACATTGGCCAAAGTAACGTAATCAGCTTGTTAGAAGGTGCGTTGCTCGCCTTCATCGTCATCACTATAACCATGACCAGCCTATTTCGCTCTGCCTATATTGGTGCACTAACCCTTATTCCTAACCTACTACCTATCGGTGCCGCCTTTGGCTGTTGGTATGTGCTCAATGGTCAAATATCGATGGGGCTTGCCGGCGTCACAGCCATGGCTATCGGGATTATTGTCGATGATACGGTTCACTTTCTGCACCAATATACTCATGGACTCAAACAAGGGCTTACACCAGAGCAATCCATTATCAACACCTTTGAAACCACCATGAGTGCGATTGTCATTAGTTCATTGCTACTCGTCATTGGTTTTATGCTATTGGCGACCTCATCGTTCGAAAAAAATGCACAAATGGGGCTACTCACTGGATTAACTATTGTACTCGCATTGCTGTTCGACCTGCTGGTTTTGCCCGCTATCGTCCTCAAATATCTGCGACGTTTGCCTCGCCTTCGCACTTCTCATTATTCACTACAAACCCCCTCTACCAATAAAGGAGACGTATGATGTATCACAGAACCTTGCCTAGCACTCTCTTACTCAGCACTCTCGCTATCACCAGCTCGCTCTCCTTTGCTAGCAATGATGAAGTTACAGCTCAAAAAGGCAGAGAGATCGCCATTGAGATAGACAAACGAGATCGAGGTTTTTTTGATAGCTCAGCCGCTGTCGAGATGGTTTTAATCAATAGAAGTGGTGATAAAACCCTCAGAGAGCTGACTTTTAAGCGCCTTGAGAGCCAAGAAAGTGCTGACAAATCGCTCATCCGATTTGGGTTTCCTGCTGACATCAAGGGGACTGCTCTACTTACCCACCCTAAACTGAATGACTCCGACGATCAGTGGCTATATCTACCTAGCTTAAATCGAGTAAAGCGCATTTCTTCAAGAAATAAGTCAGGAGCATTTGTTGGCAGCGAATTCTCATTTGAAGATATGACCGATAAAGTTGTTGATGATTTTACCTACCAGTACATCGATACCAAGCCTTGTATCGATAGCAACCCTTCTTTCGACAAAAATACGCTGTGTGATGTCATTGACCGATTTCCTGTCGACACACAATCTGGCTATACCAAACAACGCGTTTGGGTTGATCAGCCACATCGTAGAATCGTTCGAATTGATTTTTATGATCGCAAGAAAACGCACTTAAAAACCATGATGGCCAAAAACTTCTCCCTATTTGCAGACAAATATTGGCGCCCATTAAACGTTGAGATGATAAACCTACAAACCCAACGTAAAACCCAGCTCAACTATTCCAATATTGAATTTCAACAAGGACTATCCGATAACGAGCTCAGCCGACGTGCCTTAAAGCGGGGGAAGTGATCAATGAAAAAAGCTTGGTGGAATGGCTTGGCCATGTGGTGTGGTCTGGCTACTCCCGCTATGGGTTCAATTGACTCAGGTTACTATGATCTGTCTATCAACAGTTACTGGTTTGCTGAGCCGTTGGTTCAACGCTTACCTACGGGCTCACAAAACTCGCTATACCAATTTTCTTACGGCTTCCAAGGGCAAGCCGACTGGCAAGGAGAGGTGAGTGAGATACCTTGGCGAGTTGAATTATTCGGAAACTGGGATAATCAAGATCCCGATCGTCGATACTGGGACATTCGAGAAGCGCATCTGACCAAGATAATAGATAGGTTTGAATTCACTGCAGGGATCGGGCGTGAGTTTTGGGGCGTCTCTGAGTCCATCAATGTTGTCAACGTCATTAACCAAGCAGATCTTGCAGAAAGCTTCGATGGTAAGACAAAATTAGGGCAACCAATGCTTAAAGCCTTGTACGTTGCTGATAGAGTCGACCTTAGCCTTATCTATATGCCTGTTTTTAGAGAGCGTCTCTATCCGTTGCGACCCAATGCCGGGCTGAATATCTCCGATGATGCTCGATATGAAGATGGTAAAAAGCAAGGCGGCTGGGCGGCACGTGCTAAGTTCTATGCCAACAATAGTGAGTGGGCAATAGGTGCCTTTGCTGGCACTCGACGTGTACCGCTTCTCAAGGTTGATCCCAGTACAGGAACACTACTGCCGTATTACATCCAAACCAAAAATGTGTTGCTTGATGCTGTCTATGTGGGGGATGTGGTATCGCCAAAGCTTGAGCTAAAAATCGGTAATGAATTAGACAGTCACTTTGCTGCACTTAATGTGGGTATTGAATATCGTCCTGAGTGGTATTTAGAGAACTTCAATGATCTCACACTGATTAGCGAGTACTTGTACGATTCCCGTGATGACACGTTAGAGAACCATGGTCAAAACGATCTATTTTTAGGTATGCGCTCAGAAATCGGAATCGATGGCGAAGTAAAAGCACTGTTTAGCTATGATTTAAGCTATGCAAGCCAATATCTTGAGCTTAGTTTCCAATATCGCATTAATGACTACGTACGACTAATGAGCAAAGCCACAACCATTCTGAAAGCCTCCATCGATGATATTTCTTTGTATCCCTATCGCAATGAGGACTTCCTTCACGCCAGTGTACACGTCGCATTTTAGGGGGAAGAGATAGTAACAACACTATACAAGTTCATGTAGACGGAATGAATACCACTGAACCTATTCACTGCTAAGGTGGATTTACCGCAGCCATCCTTTTGACGAACAAGAAAAATAATCTTTCAAACTACAAAACTTACGCAAGTTAAGTAACTTACATAAGTTACTTAACCATTAACAAAATAAAAGTTATAGTGCATCAGGTTTTTCGATCCATAAAGCAACTTCTTGTAACTCATAAAATACGTCTTACACAAACTAAATATTATCGATCGCGCACACATCCGCCGTAACATAAGTCACTGTTTTAATTTTGTATTGTGATGGGCTTGTTTATCAAATAAAGGAGCCTGTAACGCAGACACGTTAAGGACAGTTGAACCTTTGTACTGTTGGCGCAGTAACAAAGAAAAACCATAAGGAAGTGATTAAGCCCCTTCATT
Proteins encoded in this region:
- a CDS encoding outer membrane lipoprotein-sorting protein, with the protein product MMYHRTLPSTLLLSTLAITSSLSFASNDEVTAQKGREIAIEIDKRDRGFFDSSAAVEMVLINRSGDKTLRELTFKRLESQESADKSLIRFGFPADIKGTALLTHPKLNDSDDQWLYLPSLNRVKRISSRNKSGAFVGSEFSFEDMTDKVVDDFTYQYIDTKPCIDSNPSFDKNTLCDVIDRFPVDTQSGYTKQRVWVDQPHRRIVRIDFYDRKKTHLKTMMAKNFSLFADKYWRPLNVEMINLQTQRKTQLNYSNIEFQQGLSDNELSRRALKRGK
- a CDS encoding efflux RND transporter permease subunit, whose amino-acid sequence is MLKAPTSVYTPESLSLLHQLTEQLWTLPYVSRVDSLTNYPYSRAEDDDIVIDNFIYEAEQITPMFAEWLAKTAPNERDLWGALINANPQYAGTNITVQLPGIAPQQEILEVSNAVDSLVNSLRQSHPNHQFFTTGIVSMNSAFIKAAKKDFITLIPLMMVIILAMSAVILGSFKASLSILALMLLTFIGALGAAGWSGIQLSAPSITAPIIMFTVIVASAIHIINAVKRGIIIGETQRQAVISAYQTHGKPIIVSHVTTIAGFLAMNFSDSPPFRDLGNIVALGVAFSLLLCFTVLPSILMRLSINSRSGSVTGIMKTVTGLAHWVIAHQVSVRRWMVPSALLLAMTSFLNQPNDDLVKYFSKDVPFRADTETIDEQFSAIYNIGYAFNSNTPNGVFQPDFLTFIEQFDSWLQQQPEVRVTDSLLSRIKDLNQLLNGDRPSYYTIPETAELAAQYFLLYEMSLPFGQDITHQLTFDKSALKLTARLHNMSSVEVIAFEQRVETWLSKHAPSTIDYQYSSPALIFAHIGQSNVISLLEGALLAFIVITITMTSLFRSAYIGALTLIPNLLPIGAAFGCWYVLNGQISMGLAGVTAMAIGIIVDDTVHFLHQYTHGLKQGLTPEQSIINTFETTMSAIVISSLLLVIGFMLLATSSFEKNAQMGLLTGLTIVLALLFDLLVLPAIVLKYLRRLPRLRTSHYSLQTPSTNKGDV